From the Vibrio natriegens NBRC 15636 = ATCC 14048 = DSM 759 genome, the window AAATAAAATTTCTTTTAGCATGGCTGCATTTCTGCTTATTTATATTTTATGTCATATCCTTCTGGAAATTTCTTTACGTATGTTTGGCATGTCTACGTATGTATTGGATGAATTTGTTGGTTATGCGGTTGCCACGATGACGTTTCTTGCTCTGGGTTACAGCCTAGAGCAAGGCTCTCTAATTCGTGTGAACGCGATAATTGATCGTATTCCTGAGTATAGGCGCTGGCTATTAGATTTTGTTACATCAACTATCGCAGCGGCTTTTTTTAGCTGGTTAGGTCTCATTTGGTGGACAACTGTATCACGAAACTTTATTAGAGGAACCACGAGCCAATCACTCGCGGCCACCCCTCTTTGGATTCCACAAGGGCTTGTGTTAACTGGTATCTTCGTTCTTTGCCTCACTTTATTAGTA encodes:
- a CDS encoding TRAP transporter small permease encodes the protein MNLLFRTSHWLNKISFSMAAFLLIYILCHILLEISLRMFGMSTYVLDEFVGYAVATMTFLALGYSLEQGSLIRVNAIIDRIPEYRRWLLDFVTSTIAAAFFSWLGLIWWTTVSRNFIRGTTSQSLAATPLWIPQGLVLTGIFVLCLTLLVRSLSLAIYHQPTQYGDR